Within the Corallococcus silvisoli genome, the region TCAGCGCCCAGGGGGAGCCTCGCGTCGTCTACTACCTGAGCGCCGAGGGCGTCCTGTCCTCCGCGTACGAAGTGACGCGGGTGGGCACCCGCGAGGGCATGCCCGCGCGCGACCTGGTCTACGTGGACGCCGCCACGGGGAAGATCCTCGACGTGCACCCGCAGATCCACTCCGCCATGAACCGCAACCTCTACTCGGCCAACAACCAGTGGACGACGCCGGGCACGCTGCGGCGCAGCGAGGGCGGCGCGGCCACGGGCGACAATCACATCGACCGCAACTACGCCCACCTCGGTACGACCTACGCCTGCTACGAGACGGTCTTCGGCCGTGACTCGTTCGACGACCACGGCGCGGGCATCACCAGCACCGTCCACTACGGCTCCGGCTACGTCAACGCCTACTGGGACGGCGTGCAGGTCGTCTTCGGCGATGGCGATGGCGTCAACTCGGGCCAGCTCGGCCTGGACCTGGACGTCGCGTCGCATGAAATCACCCACGCGGTGACGCAGTACGAGTCCGGGCTCGTCTACCGCAATGAGTCCGGCGCGCTCAACGAGAGCCTGTCCGACGTCTCCGCCGCCATCTGCGAGAGCTGGTCCCGCGGCGGCGTGGTGGACGCGAACGTGTGGATGATTGGCGAGTTCATCTGGACGCCGGGAATCAACGGGGACGCGCTGCGCTACATGGGCAACCCGACGCAGGACGGCTCGTCCAAGGACTACTACCCGGAGCGCTACACGGGCACCGCGGACAACGGCGGCGTGCACTGGAACTCGGGCATCCAGAACCTGGCGTTCAAGCTGCTGGTCACCGGCGGCACGCACCCGCGAGGGAAGACCGCCATCAACGTGGGCGGCGTCGGCATGAACCGCGCGGCGCAGACCTTCTACTTCGCGGCGACCAACTACTACACGTCGACCACCACCATGTCCCAGGCCAAGGCCTACACCGTCCAGGCCGCGCAGGACCGGTACGACGCCTCCGTCGTGAACTCGGTGCGCAACGCCTGGAGCGCCGTGGGTGTGCCGTAGGCGTTGCAAGCGCAGTCCACCGAAACACAACCCAACGGAGAACCCATGAAGCACATCCTCATCGCATCCGCAGTCTTCGCAGTCTGCTTCTCGAGCACGGCCATGGCCCAGCTCTCCACCCGTTGCTTCCAGGACGACCAGCTCACCACGTCGGAGCTGGCGAAGGGGCGCAACGCGTGGGCTCGTCGGTGCGGCCTCATCACCGCCACGCGTGAGGCGTACCTGAATGGAGAGAACGAGTACCAGGTCTTCACCAACGGCTGCTACTCGTACCCGGCGGTGCCCGCGGGCTCCAGCTGTACGTTCTTCGTGCCCGCGGTGGAGTCGGCGGCCTGCATCCCCAACCTGACCAAGCTGGGGACGTGTGTCGCGGGCTGCGTCACGCCGAGCATGAAGGTGCAGTTCGCGGGCCGCATGGTTCCGGTGCCGGAGGCCTACGAGTCGGGCGTTCACACGGTGACGGCGCTGTCGCAGGACTCCACCGCGGACCTGCTGAGCTACGGCGAGCAGCCCATCCGCAGCTTCGTGGCGGGTGACACCCAGGAAGACATCTTCACGCTGGAGACCCAGGAGGGCCGCCGGCTGGAGGTGACGGCCGAGCACCCGATGGTCCTCGAGGACGGAACGATGGTGAAGGCCCGGACCCTGACGGCCGGTGACGTGCTGATGGGCGCCGACGGCGCGAAGCTGCACCTGTCCCGCGTGACGGTGTTCAGCTTCAAGGGCACGGTGTGGAACGTGCGTCCGGAGAGCAAGGAGAAGATCGAGAACGTGATGAACGCCGAAGGCTTCCTCACGGGCTCCGTGCGCTTCCAGAACGAGTGGGCGCAGGACGACTTCCGCCTGTCGCTGCGCGACGACCTCGACATCCGCGGCCTGTAGTCCGGCGCCGCCCCGTCCCAGGTCGTCCAGGTGGGGCTCCGGCGATGTCTCGCCGGAGCCCCGTCCTTCCGGGGAGGTCGCGCTCCCGAGGCCTCAGCCCTCGGTGCGCGACTCGGCCTCCACCGGAGCCAGGAGGCACCGCGCCGCGGCCCCGGTCCCCGAACCGGGGCGGAGAAATCTTTATCAGACGGCCTTGAAAGGGCCGCCTGTCTGACAAGGACGGAAAGCGTGGCCTGGTGTTCGCTAGGGCTGGACGGGTGTCGTGACCCCCAGGAGGACCTCCACCGTGTCCTGGGTGGTCCACGCCAGGTCGGGGAAGCCGTCCGCGTTCAGGTCGGCGGCCAGCAGCGACGTGGGGGGCGCGCCGGACGCGACCCGCTCGGGCGCTTCGAAGGTGCCGTCCCCCTTGCCAAGCAGCAGGAAGACACCCCCCGAGAAGCTGGTGAGCGCGAGGTCGGGCTTCCCATCTTGATTGAAGTCCGCGGCCACGAGCTCGCCGGGCTCGTCGACGGGAATGCGGGACGTGGCCGTGAAGCCACCCCTCCCGTCGCCCTGGTGCACGGAGAGATAGCCGGAGGCGCCAAGGCCATGGGAGATGACCAGATCCACCCGGGCGTCGCCATTCACGTCCAGGGTCGCGAACCGGAAGGGCTCGTCGTCTCCCGTTCCTCCCAAGAGATGCGAGGCCACGGCCCTCAGCGGTCCGCCCCGCTGCCCGAGCAGCACGTCGACGGTGAAGCTGTTGGTGTTGAGAACGAGGACGTCGGGCACGCCATCCTGGTTCACATCCGCGATGAGCAGGTCCCGGGGGAGGCCCGTGACGGAGTGGGGGCGGGCCTCGCCGAAGGTCCCATCCCCGCGACCCGCGAGCAGGGTGACGTTGAAGAAGCCGGCCGAGCCGGCATTCTTCGTCATGACGTCCAGGTTGCCGTCCGCATCGAGGTCCGCGACCTGCACCCGCTGGGAGTGATTGCCCAGGGAGTACGAGACGGCCTCCTGGAACGCTCCGTCTCCGCGTCCCAGGCGGACGGTCAGCGCGTTGGCGAAGTGGCCGACGATGAGCAGGTCCTGGTGACCATCCCGGTCGATGTCCGTGAGGGCCACGTCCATGGGCGTCGTGCCCGCCGCGAGGGAGTGGGGGGCGCCGAAGGCTCCGCCCCCTGTCCCTTCCAGGATGGAGACCTGCTCCTCGGCCGCCGCGATGAGGACCAGGTCGGGGATTCCATCTCCGCTCACGTCGGCGGCGTGGAGTCCCCGCGCCTGTCCCCCGCCCGCGGAGTGGGTCGTGCTGGCCTCCTGGAAGCCCAGCCATCGCGGTTTCGGAGGAGGCGGTGCGGGAGGGGTCGAGGAGCAGGCGAGCCCCGCGCAGCCAAG harbors:
- a CDS encoding M4 family metallopeptidase: MNRAWTQGLIGACCVVMGAACGDAPEGATASPEGVQQGPADVRAALAALKQVEVVDVSKDGVPTFIRGNLGTADRSLVAPKAGEALTSALSAIAPVFRLRVDELRARSSRTDDIGFTHVRYDQVRKGVPVVGGELIVHVNASGEVYAANGSARGAVEPSTLSRLSPQEAAAAGAGTLSAQGEPRVVYYLSAEGVLSSAYEVTRVGTREGMPARDLVYVDAATGKILDVHPQIHSAMNRNLYSANNQWTTPGTLRRSEGGAATGDNHIDRNYAHLGTTYACYETVFGRDSFDDHGAGITSTVHYGSGYVNAYWDGVQVVFGDGDGVNSGQLGLDLDVASHEITHAVTQYESGLVYRNESGALNESLSDVSAAICESWSRGGVVDANVWMIGEFIWTPGINGDALRYMGNPTQDGSSKDYYPERYTGTADNGGVHWNSGIQNLAFKLLVTGGTHPRGKTAINVGGVGMNRAAQTFYFAATNYYTSTTTMSQAKAYTVQAAQDRYDASVVNSVRNAWSAVGVP
- a CDS encoding Hint domain-containing protein, with the protein product MAQLSTRCFQDDQLTTSELAKGRNAWARRCGLITATREAYLNGENEYQVFTNGCYSYPAVPAGSSCTFFVPAVESAACIPNLTKLGTCVAGCVTPSMKVQFAGRMVPVPEAYESGVHTVTALSQDSTADLLSYGEQPIRSFVAGDTQEDIFTLETQEGRRLEVTAEHPMVLEDGTMVKARTLTAGDVLMGADGAKLHLSRVTVFSFKGTVWNVRPESKEKIENVMNAEGFLTGSVRFQNEWAQDDFRLSLRDDLDIRGL
- a CDS encoding FG-GAP repeat domain-containing protein, whose protein sequence is MSGDGIPDLVLIAAAEEQVSILEGTGGGAFGAPHSLAAGTTPMDVALTDIDRDGHQDLLIVGHFANALTVRLGRGDGAFQEAVSYSLGNHSQRVQVADLDADGNLDVMTKNAGSAGFFNVTLLAGRGDGTFGEARPHSVTGLPRDLLIADVNQDGVPDVLVLNTNSFTVDVLLGQRGGPLRAVASHLLGGTGDDEPFRFATLDVNGDARVDLVISHGLGASGYLSVHQGDGRGGFTATSRIPVDEPGELVAADFNQDGKPDLALTSFSGGVFLLLGKGDGTFEAPERVASGAPPTSLLAADLNADGFPDLAWTTQDTVEVLLGVTTPVQP